One genomic segment of Theobroma cacao cultivar B97-61/B2 chromosome 6, Criollo_cocoa_genome_V2, whole genome shotgun sequence includes these proteins:
- the LOC18595306 gene encoding adenine phosphoribosyltransferase 5: MIVLLTRSIYILGVEARGFMFGPSVALAIGAKFVPLRKPRKLPGEVISEAYVLEYGTDCLEMHVGAVQPGERALVIDDLVATGGTLSAAIRLLERVGAEVVECACVVGLREVKGQHRLNGKPLYILVEPRQQTNCSAPSVNGVETCRRDDVYLSAT, translated from the exons ATGATTGTG TTGCTCACACGGTCAATTTACATTCTAGGTGTTGAAGCTAGAGGATTTATGTTTGGCCCCTCAGTTGCATTGGCTATTGGTGCCAAGTTTGTTCCTTTACGTAAACCTAGAAAGTTGCCAG GAGAAGTGATCTCCGAAGCATATGTACTCGAATATGGCACTGATTGTCTAGAAATGCATGTTGGAGCTGTTCAACCTGGGGAACGTGCCTTAGTTATTGATGATTTGGTGGCGACAGGTGGGACTCTTTCTGCTGCAATACGCCTATTAG AACGTGTTGGGGCTGAAGTGGTTGAATGTGCATGTGTTGTTGGGCTGCGTGAGGTTAAG GGACAACATAGACTAAATGGAAAGCCCTTGTATATTCTTGTGGAGCCACGCCAGCAGACAAATTGTTCTGCACCTTCTG TTAATGGAGTTGAAACATGCAGGCGCGACGACGTCTACCTCTCTGCAACTTGA